In Kitasatospora sp. NBC_00240, the following are encoded in one genomic region:
- a CDS encoding aldehyde dehydrogenase family protein — MTTTHEFWLAGRRASGDGDFEVRNPWDGRLVGKVAVPSEAQVEEALAAALAALPVFAATPAHVRTAALDHVAKRLAERSEEIARLITAENGKPIKWARGEVGRAVSVFRWAAEEARRTNGETMRLDTDPGGTGRFAVVRRFPRGVVLGIAPFNFPLNLVAHKVAPAIAVGAPIILKPAPATPLSALVLGEILAETDLPVGAWSVLPVPNERMPALVQDKRLPVISFTGSDKVGYQIMDSVPRKHVTLELGGNAAAVVLADWSSDADLEWAASRIATFANYQGGQSCISVQRVIADATVYDALVEKVVAKVQAQVTGDPEDEATEVGPLVDENAARRVESWVDDAVAKGAKLLTGGTREGASYAPTVLAELPSDAILATAEVFGPVLSLQKVDGTDEAFAAVNDSLFGLQAGVFTHDVQTAFRAHRELEVGGVIIGDAPSYRADQMPYGGVKDSGVGREGVRYAMDDYTQEKVLVLTGLDL; from the coding sequence GTGACCACCACCCATGAGTTCTGGCTGGCCGGCCGTCGGGCGAGCGGCGACGGCGACTTCGAGGTGCGCAACCCGTGGGACGGGCGCCTGGTAGGCAAGGTCGCGGTGCCGTCCGAGGCGCAGGTCGAGGAGGCGCTGGCCGCCGCCCTGGCCGCGCTCCCGGTGTTCGCCGCGACCCCCGCGCACGTGCGCACCGCCGCCCTGGACCACGTCGCCAAGCGGCTGGCCGAGCGTTCCGAGGAGATCGCCCGGCTGATCACCGCCGAGAACGGCAAGCCGATCAAGTGGGCCCGCGGCGAGGTCGGCCGGGCCGTCTCGGTGTTCCGCTGGGCGGCCGAGGAGGCCCGCCGTACCAACGGTGAGACCATGCGACTGGACACCGACCCCGGCGGCACCGGCCGCTTCGCGGTGGTGCGTCGCTTCCCGCGTGGTGTGGTGCTGGGTATCGCCCCGTTCAACTTCCCGCTGAACCTGGTCGCGCACAAGGTCGCCCCGGCGATCGCGGTCGGCGCCCCGATCATCCTCAAGCCGGCCCCGGCGACCCCGCTGTCGGCCCTGGTGCTCGGTGAGATCCTGGCCGAGACCGACCTCCCCGTCGGCGCCTGGAGCGTGCTGCCGGTGCCGAACGAGCGGATGCCCGCGCTGGTCCAGGACAAGCGCCTGCCGGTGATCTCGTTCACCGGTTCGGACAAGGTCGGCTACCAGATCATGGACTCGGTGCCGCGCAAGCACGTCACCCTGGAGCTCGGCGGCAACGCCGCCGCCGTGGTGCTGGCCGACTGGTCCTCGGACGCCGACCTGGAGTGGGCGGCCTCGCGCATCGCGACCTTCGCCAACTACCAGGGCGGCCAGTCCTGCATCTCGGTGCAGCGGGTGATCGCGGACGCGACCGTCTACGACGCGCTGGTCGAGAAGGTCGTGGCCAAGGTGCAGGCGCAGGTCACCGGCGACCCGGAGGACGAGGCCACCGAGGTGGGGCCGCTGGTGGACGAGAACGCCGCCAGGCGGGTGGAGTCCTGGGTGGACGACGCCGTCGCCAAGGGCGCGAAGCTGCTCACCGGCGGGACCCGCGAGGGCGCCTCGTACGCTCCGACGGTGCTCGCCGAGCTGCCTTCGGACGCGATCCTGGCCACCGCCGAGGTGTTCGGCCCGGTGCTGTCGCTGCAGAAGGTGGACGGCACCGACGAGGCGTTCGCGGCCGTCAACGACTCGCTCTTCGGCCTGCAGGCGGGCGTGTTCACGCACGACGTGCAGACCGCCTTCCGGGCGCACCGCGAGCTGGAGGTGGGCGGCGTGATCATCGGCGACGCCCCCTCGTACCGGGCCGACCAGATGCCGTACGGCGGGGTCAAGGACTCCGGCGTCGGCCGTGAGGGCGTCCGGTACGCGATGGACGACTACACCCAGGAGAAGGTGCTGGTGCTCACCGGCCTGGACCTCTGA
- a CDS encoding NAD(P)H-binding protein encodes MRTVIAGGHGQIALRLERLLAERGDRPAGIVRRPEHAQDLQRIGAEALLLDLEATTPTELAALLDGADAVVFAAGAGPGSGAERKLTVDRDAAVLLADAAELAGVRRYLMVSSMGADAAAAYPADPVFETYLRAKGAADDAVRAQDALDWTILRPGRLTDGPGTGRVRLAAATGRGDVDRADVAAVLAELLTAPATAGLTLELTGGDTPVAEAVAALH; translated from the coding sequence ATGCGTACCGTCATCGCAGGTGGCCACGGACAGATCGCGCTGCGCCTGGAGCGGCTGCTCGCCGAACGCGGCGACCGGCCCGCCGGGATCGTCCGCCGCCCCGAACACGCGCAGGACCTGCAGCGGATCGGCGCCGAAGCGCTGCTGCTCGACCTGGAGGCGACCACCCCCACCGAACTCGCCGCCCTGCTCGACGGCGCCGACGCGGTGGTCTTCGCCGCCGGCGCCGGCCCCGGCAGCGGCGCCGAACGCAAGCTCACCGTCGACCGCGACGCCGCCGTCCTGCTCGCGGACGCCGCCGAACTGGCCGGTGTACGCCGCTACCTGATGGTCTCCTCGATGGGCGCCGACGCCGCCGCCGCGTACCCCGCGGACCCGGTGTTCGAGACCTACCTGCGGGCCAAGGGCGCGGCCGACGACGCCGTCCGGGCCCAGGACGCGCTCGACTGGACGATCCTGCGGCCCGGCCGGCTCACCGACGGCCCCGGCACCGGCCGCGTCCGCCTGGCCGCCGCCACCGGCCGCGGCGACGTGGACCGCGCCGACGTGGCGGCCGTCCTCGCCGAGCTGCTCACCGCACCGGCCACGGCCGGCCTCACCCTGGAACTGACCGGCGGGGACACCCCGGTCGCCGAAGCCGTCGCCGCCCTCCACTGA
- a CDS encoding MarR family transcriptional regulator, with translation MTRTTPPPAPAAPSAPGTDRLMEHLAHAAACYYRSFAVVAAGQGLTLIQGKMLSLLGRPLPMRALAELLGCDASNVTGIVDRLEARGLVRREAAPADRRVKTVVLTPEGEDAVRRIRADIVAGLPGLEQLDDHDRRTLQGLLDRAFPHTTG, from the coding sequence ATGACCCGGACCACACCCCCACCAGCGCCCGCAGCCCCGTCCGCGCCCGGCACGGACCGGCTCATGGAACACCTCGCCCACGCCGCCGCCTGCTACTACCGCAGCTTCGCCGTCGTCGCCGCCGGCCAGGGCCTCACCCTCATCCAGGGCAAGATGCTCAGCCTGCTCGGACGGCCGCTGCCGATGCGCGCCCTCGCCGAACTGCTCGGCTGCGACGCCTCCAACGTCACCGGCATCGTCGACCGGCTCGAAGCCCGCGGCCTGGTACGCCGCGAGGCCGCCCCCGCCGACCGCCGGGTCAAGACCGTGGTGCTCACCCCCGAGGGCGAGGACGCCGTCCGCCGGATCCGCGCCGACATCGTCGCCGGACTGCCCGGTCTGGAACAGCTTGACGACCACGACCGCCGCACCCTGCAGGGCCTGCTCGACCGGGCCTTCCCGCACACCACCGGCTGA